GTACCTCGAGCTCGACAAGCGGATGCAAGAGGGTCAGCTGCTCGGGGACATGGAGGACTCGAAGATCACGGCCGTCGGGGAACTGCTGCGCGGTGCCGACACGATCAAGAAGGTCGAGACGCCGAGCGCCTACTTCACCCGCCAGTTCCTCGAGGAGGCCAACGACTTCGACCGCGACGCGATCGTCGCGCAGGCGAAGAAGTTCTCGGCGTGAGACGTGAGGGTGGAGGCGTGATGCGACAGCGACACTTCGAGGACGTCGAGGTGGGCATGGAGCTGACCCCGGTGACCAAGGGCCCGATGACCAGCATGCACCTCATGCGGTGGTCCTCGGCGATCGAGAACTGGCACCGCATCCACTACGACCGCCCGTTCGCCACCGACCACGACGGCCTGCCCGACGTGCTGGTCAACGGTTCGTGGAAACAGCACGTGCTGGCTCAGCTGATCAAGGACTTCGCAGGCCCGTCGGGCTGGCCGTTGAACATCTCGTTCAGCTACCGCGGCATGGACGTGCGCGGCGCGACCATCACCGCGTACGGAGAGGTCAGCGGGCGTCGCGAACTGGCCCGATGGGGGGTCGTGGAGTGCACCATCGGCATGCGCAACGAGAACGGTGATGTGACCACGACGGGAACGGCGCACGCGCTGCTGCCGCGCCGCGACGGTCCGCCGGTGCCGTATCCGCTGCCCCCGTCGCTGATCGAGCAGGCCACGGACGGTGCGGCAGCGTGAGTCGAACGAACGACAACCGATCCGAGCCGGGAGCTGAGAGGTGGGCACAGATGAACGTGGACCGTGTCGAGCTGCATGAGGTCGGGCCGCGGGAAGGTTTCCAGTTCGAAGGGATCGGGCAGCCGGACAAGATCTCCACGGCGCAGAAGGTGGAGCTGGTGGAGGCGCTGGCGCAGACCGGGCTACGCAAGATCCAGGTGACCAGCTTCGTCAGTCCCAAGCACGTGCCGCAGATGGCCGACGCGGACGACGTGTCGACGCAGGTACGCAGCTTCCCCGGGGTCGCGTACGACGCCGTCTACCTGAACGACAAGGGCCTCGAACGTGCCATTGCTGCCGGCATCTACGAGATCGACGGGCACGTGAGCCTGACGGCGAGCGAGACGTTCTCCAAGCAGAACCAGCGGCGTGACATGGCCGCGGACATCGAGATGCAGCGCAAGCAGCTCACGCTCTACCGGGACCACGGCATCCCGGTGCGGTCCGGCACCTTGATGGCGGCGTTCGGTTGCAACTACGAGGGCGACATCTCCGTCGAGCGGGTGCTGGAGTGCGTCGGGATCATGCACGACCTGGCAGCTGAGTTCGACACCCAGATCGACGACGCGCTGCTCGCCGACACCATGGGCTGGGCCGACCCCGACCAGATCAAGCGGGTCATCGGCGCGGTACGCGAACGCTGGCCGGCGATGTCGGTCTCCCTGCACCTGCACGACACCCGAGGCACAGGGATCGCCAACGTGTACGCGGCGCTCGAGACCGGTGTCACGGCGTTCGACTCGTCCGTCGGCGGCCTGGGCGGGTGCCCGTTCGCGAAGACGGTCGCCGGCAACGTCGCGACCGAGGACATCGTCTTCATGTGCGAGCGGATGGGCATCGAGACCGGGGTCGACCTGGGCAGGCTCGTCGAGGTCGTCAAGCTTGCCGAGGAGATCGTGGGCCATCCGTTGCCCGGCAAGCTCGGCCACGTCTACGCGGCAGCGTGACCATGGTCGCCGAACAGGTAGCCGTCACGGACTACATCACCGCCGAGGTGCGTTCGCTGATCGGGCGCAAGGGCGAGACGATGGTCGCGTCCGATCCCGTCGACCGCAGCTCCGTACGGCGGTTCGCGCAGGCGATCATGGACGACGACCCGCTCTACTGGGACGAGGACCATGCGGCGAAGTCGCAGTACGGCCGGATCATGGCGCCGCCGCTGTTCCCACTCCACGCCCTGCGCAGACCAGGCGGGACATCGGATCCGCTCGACCGGTCGTTCGAGGACTCCGACTACGACGGCGCCGGCGACGTGCTCGGCCGGATGGGTCTGCCTGACGTCCCCATCCCACAGCAGCGGTTGCTCAACGGCGGCAACGACGTCCGGATCCTCGGCCTCGCCGGAGTCGGCGATGTCATCGTCACGCAGAGCGCCTACGAGGACATCTACCAGAAGAACGGGCGCAGCGGCGCACTGATCTTCGTCGACATCGTCACCGACTACTGGGTGCAGCAGGATGGCACCGCACTGCTGCGCAGCCGCCAGGTCTTCATCTGGCGGTAGACCGACGGGCTCTGGCAGGTGAGAAGATGCGATTCATCGCGTACTCGAACGCAGGCACGCCGACCATGGGCGTGGCGGTGGACGACCGGGTCGTACCCCTGTGTGAGGTCGCTGAGTTCTACGCCGACCTGCCGAGCTACCGTGCGGCAGCCGCGACGAAGACCGCTGCCGCTGCCGACGGGCTGGCGCTCACGGACGTCGAGCCCGCGATACCCGTACCGGCGACGGCGCACGTGCTGTGCGCGGGCCTGAACTACCGCGACCATGCCGCCGAGGCAACCGCGGACCTGCCGACGGTGCCCGACGTGTTCGGCCGGTGGGCGTCGACGCTCAACCGGGACGGCGGTGAGGTGCCCCTGCCACCGCGGGAGCACGGCCTGGACTGGGAAGGTGAGCTCGCCGCCGTCGTCGGCGCGCCCCTGCGAGACGTGGACGAGGCGGAGGCGGAGGAGGCGATCCTCGGTTATGTGTGCTTCAACGACCTGAGCGCACGGGGGTTCCAGTTCGCCGGCAAGCAGGTGACCGTCGGGAAGAACGCCGACGGTTCGGCGCCGATCGGCGCGCAGATCGTCGAGCCCGACGACCTCGGGCGAGCACGCGACCTCCGTATCCGCACCACGGTCAACGGCCGGCCGAAGCAGGAAGGCTCCACGGCTCAGCTCGTCTTCACGGCCGCGCAGATCATCGCGTACGTGTCCGGCTGCATGTCGCTGCGGCCAGGGGACCTGGTAGCCACGGGCACGCCCGCCGGCGTCGGCTTCAGCCGTGCACCCGCCGAGCTGCTCGGCAGCGGGGATGTGGTGACCGTGTCGATCGAGGGGATCGGCGAACTGACCAACACGATCGCGTGACCGGACACGAGCTGCCGCGCTGTGCAGGCATGGGAGGGCAACGCCATGGCCATAGACGTCGAGTCCCTCGCACTCGATCAACCAGCGGAGCTCCCCGGTGACGCGTTCCAGGCATTACGCCGTGCTGCGGACCTCTGGGGCGCTCGCGACTTCATCGTCGTCGACCACCGGGCACAGGTGGTGTCGTTCGCGGAGCTCCTCGAGCATGCGACCACCTTCGGCGAGCTGCTCCGCCACCGTGGGGTCAAGCCCGGTGATCGGGTCGGCCTGGCGCTCGCCAACTCGGTGGAGTGGGCCGCCGCGGCGTTCGCCGTCTTCGCCGTAGGTGGCGTCGTCGTACCGTTGAGCACCAGGCTGGTCGACCGGGAGGTACGGCACTGTCTCGAGGTGACCCGCCCGGCCGCGGTGGTGCTGCACCAGTCCGTCCGCACGCGCGACCTGCTGAGCGAGTGGCCGAGCCTGCGCGAGGTGGAGCGAGATGACGGTGCACCGATCGACGTGTGGGTGCACCGGACGTCCGGGCAGCAGTGGACTGCGCCGGAACCACAAGGGGAGGCGGTCGGGTCGCCGACAACCACCGCGCTCGACGACCTCGACGGGGCTGCGGTGATCCTGTTCACCTCAGGCACGACATCGGCACCCAAGGGCGTTGTCCTGACGCATCACGGCCTGCTGAGGCTCGCGTACGAGGTCGGTCGCCGTCAGGGACTCGGCCCGGACGACAGGTTCTTCTCGATCGCACCGTTCTTCCACTGCAGCGGACTCATGCATGCGATGCTGACGACGCTACTGACCGGCGCGACGCTGTTCACGGCGACGAGGTACCGGGCGCAGGACGTTCTGGGCGTGCTGCGCGACGAGTCGATCACCGTCTCGCACGGCCCGCTGCCGGCCGCCGACGACGTGCGTGCACACCCGGATCCGCGCGGCTTCCCGCAGTTCACGCGCGGGTGGGCCGGTGGCACCAGCGACGACCTCGCCGACCTGGAGAGCGCGATGGGCACCCGGCTGTGCTCGCTGTGGGGCATGACCGAGACCGGCGGCTGCTTCGCACTCACCACCGCGGACGACCCGCGCGACGTCCGGCACGGCACCGCCGGATTTCCACTGCCTGGCCTGGAGTTCCGCATCGCCGGTGCCGACGGGTCGCCCGTCGACGGCGCGGAGCCCGGCGAGCTGTGTGTGCGCGGCTGGAACGTGACACCCGGGTACTTCCGTGACCCGGCCGCCTCCGCGTCCGCCATCCGGGACGGCTGGCTGCACACGGGTGACCGCGCCGCACGACTGCCGGACGGTCGGTTGCGGTTCCTGGGTCGACAGAAGGACATCATCCGGGTCGGTGGCGAGAACGTCGCGCCGACGGAGATCGAGTCGGTGCTCACCGAGCTCGACGCGGTCACCGACGCTGCGGTGATCGCCGCGCCGGACGCACGCCTCGGTGAGGTGCCGGTCGGCATCGTCGTGCTCACGCCGGGAGGTCAGGTGACGGCGAGCGGACTCACCGAGCACTGCCGCACGCGACTGGCGAGCTTCAAGGTGCCGCGCGACTTCTTCCTGGTCGACGGCATTCCGCGAACACACGCCACGAACAGGATCCAGCGCACCAAGCTGCACGCCGATGTGCGGGATGGGAAGGCCACACATGTCAGGTGACCTGATTGACGTCACGTCCGTCAGCAAGACGTATGAGACGGCCAAGGGCGGACTGGTCCACGCACTGCAGGATGTCTCCCTCACCATCGGGCGTGGCGAGTTCGTCAGCATCGTCGGGCCGAGCGGATGCGGGAAGTCCACCCTGCTCAGCATCATCGCGGGCCTGGACGAAGCCAGCCACGGCGCGGTCGGAGTCGCGGGCGTGCACGTGCGCAGGCCCAGCAGAGACGTCAGCATCGTGTTCCAGAACCCGGTGCTCCTGCCATGGCGCAAGGTCGTGGACAACGTCCTGCTGCCGATCGAGCTCAGCTCGAGACGCATCTCGCAACAGCATCGGAGCAAGGCTGGCCAGGTGATCGAGATGGTCGGTCTCACCGGATTCGAGAACTCTTACCCGCGAGAGCTGTCCGGTGGCATGCAGCAGCGTTGCGCGATAGCGCGGGCCCTCATGCTCGACGCTCCCGTGCTGCTGATGGACGAGCCATTCGGCTCGCTCGACGCGCTGACCCGCGAACAGCTCAACCTCGAGATCCAGGACATCTGGATGCAGACCGGCACCACCGTCATGCTCATCACGCACGACATCGACGAGGCTGTGCTGCTCAGCGACCGCGTCATCGTCATGTCGAGGAGACCGGGATCGATCGTGCGCGTGTTCGACATCGACGCGCCACGGCCGCGTGGGCACGGTGTCGGCGACGAGCTCGAGACGGCTCGCGTCCGCGCCGCCATCCGCGAGGAGCTGGGTGTGGCGGGGCCCGTGCGGTCCCAACAAGACGTCAAGGAGCCGACCGATGTCCACTAGCCAGGGAGTGCCGACCCACTCCGACGTGGAGAGCTCAGCCGGCGGGCTACCGACCGCGGCAGCCGGCCGTCGAGGGCTTCGCCGGTGGAGGGCGGTGTCCGGCCAGATCAGCAAGGTGCTCTACGTCGTGGCCACGTTCATCCTCGTCACCGTGGTCTGGCAAGCGGTAGTCACCCTGTTCCACGTGCCGTCGGTGATCCTGCCGGGGCCGATCGAGATAGCGGGCGCGCTCTCCACGGCGAAGACGATCATCC
The DNA window shown above is from Streptosporangiales bacterium and carries:
- a CDS encoding acyl dehydratase produces the protein MRQRHFEDVEVGMELTPVTKGPMTSMHLMRWSSAIENWHRIHYDRPFATDHDGLPDVLVNGSWKQHVLAQLIKDFAGPSGWPLNISFSYRGMDVRGATITAYGEVSGRRELARWGVVECTIGMRNENGDVTTTGTAHALLPRRDGPPVPYPLPPSLIEQATDGAAA
- a CDS encoding hydroxymethylglutaryl-CoA lyase — protein: MNVDRVELHEVGPREGFQFEGIGQPDKISTAQKVELVEALAQTGLRKIQVTSFVSPKHVPQMADADDVSTQVRSFPGVAYDAVYLNDKGLERAIAAGIYEIDGHVSLTASETFSKQNQRRDMAADIEMQRKQLTLYRDHGIPVRSGTLMAAFGCNYEGDISVERVLECVGIMHDLAAEFDTQIDDALLADTMGWADPDQIKRVIGAVRERWPAMSVSLHLHDTRGTGIANVYAALETGVTAFDSSVGGLGGCPFAKTVAGNVATEDIVFMCERMGIETGVDLGRLVEVVKLAEEIVGHPLPGKLGHVYAAA
- a CDS encoding fumarylacetoacetate hydrolase: MRFIAYSNAGTPTMGVAVDDRVVPLCEVAEFYADLPSYRAAAATKTAAAADGLALTDVEPAIPVPATAHVLCAGLNYRDHAAEATADLPTVPDVFGRWASTLNRDGGEVPLPPREHGLDWEGELAAVVGAPLRDVDEAEAEEAILGYVCFNDLSARGFQFAGKQVTVGKNADGSAPIGAQIVEPDDLGRARDLRIRTTVNGRPKQEGSTAQLVFTAAQIIAYVSGCMSLRPGDLVATGTPAGVGFSRAPAELLGSGDVVTVSIEGIGELTNTIA
- a CDS encoding AMP-binding protein; this translates as MAIDVESLALDQPAELPGDAFQALRRAADLWGARDFIVVDHRAQVVSFAELLEHATTFGELLRHRGVKPGDRVGLALANSVEWAAAAFAVFAVGGVVVPLSTRLVDREVRHCLEVTRPAAVVLHQSVRTRDLLSEWPSLREVERDDGAPIDVWVHRTSGQQWTAPEPQGEAVGSPTTTALDDLDGAAVILFTSGTTSAPKGVVLTHHGLLRLAYEVGRRQGLGPDDRFFSIAPFFHCSGLMHAMLTTLLTGATLFTATRYRAQDVLGVLRDESITVSHGPLPAADDVRAHPDPRGFPQFTRGWAGGTSDDLADLESAMGTRLCSLWGMTETGGCFALTTADDPRDVRHGTAGFPLPGLEFRIAGADGSPVDGAEPGELCVRGWNVTPGYFRDPAASASAIRDGWLHTGDRAARLPDGRLRFLGRQKDIIRVGGENVAPTEIESVLTELDAVTDAAVIAAPDARLGEVPVGIVVLTPGGQVTASGLTEHCRTRLASFKVPRDFFLVDGIPRTHATNRIQRTKLHADVRDGKATHVR
- a CDS encoding ATP-binding cassette domain-containing protein, which encodes MIDVTSVSKTYETAKGGLVHALQDVSLTIGRGEFVSIVGPSGCGKSTLLSIIAGLDEASHGAVGVAGVHVRRPSRDVSIVFQNPVLLPWRKVVDNVLLPIELSSRRISQQHRSKAGQVIEMVGLTGFENSYPRELSGGMQQRCAIARALMLDAPVLLMDEPFGSLDALTREQLNLEIQDIWMQTGTTVMLITHDIDEAVLLSDRVIVMSRRPGSIVRVFDIDAPRPRGHGVGDELETARVRAAIREELGVAGPVRSQQDVKEPTDVH